The stretch of DNA ACTCTCCTGCTCGATCGCGTCGGAAAAGCGACGACAAGAACCCCGCCCGATAGTCGATAAACGCGACCCGTGCCTCACGGAGACGGTCAAACGCCGCCTCGACCTCCCCCAACGGGAGGGGGATGACCCCCATCTCTGAGAGCCGGGGGTTCAGCGACTCGAACTCACCGAGGTCGAGGGTGACTGACGCAGCAGCCTCAGCGGTGCTCGCGGCTTCGAGCGTTGCGACGGCATCCGCGATCGTCGCTTCGAGGTCGTCGATCTCCACGACGACCCCCTCTCGGTGCTCGTTGACGGCCGTGAGCACGCTCGCGGCCTCGCCGGACTCCGCGAACACGCGGTCGAGCCGGTCGCGGAGATCGGTCGCGATCTCCTCGTGGAGCGACTCGATCACCTCGCGCTCGTCCTCCAGTTGGTCGATCTCCGCCGCCACCGCCGCGATCCGTTCGTCGGCGGTCGGCGTCCGCGCCGGGTAGACCGCTTCCGAGTCGAGGGCGACCGCCAGCAGCTCCCGAACGAGCCGGGCGTCCGCCTCGTCGATTCCCGCCTCCTCGGGCGTGATGCGGGCGACGGCGTCGAGGAGCTCCCGCCGCTCGGCGACGTTCTCCAGCTCCGCCACCAACGTCCGGCGGAGCTTATCCGGGACCGTGTCGGGGTCGAACTCCCACGCTTCGGCGTCGAGGCTCCCGATCAGCAGCTCCGGGGCGGTCTCGACGTACTGCCGGGCCCGTTCGGTTTCGTCGTCGGCGTCGAGCTGCGAACGAACGTGTTCGAGGCTGTCGTCCACCGTCGCACGGAGTTCCTCGACCTGATGGACGGTGCCGACCGCGTCGAGCGCGTCGCTGTCGAGCAGGCGTTCCCGGAGCCCCGCCTCGATTCGGTGCCGGAGTTCGAACAGGGACGACGCGTGTTCGGCGGGATCGAGCGACGACGCGTCGGTGAGTGCGGCGCCGGCAGTGTTCGGGAAGCACTCACGGAGATACGTCCGGACGTGGGCGTGGAGATCGGCTTCGATCTCGAGCTCCATCTGTTTCGCCGTGAAGAGCTCGTGAACCGCCTCCGTCGCCGCTCGCCGGTGCTCGACCGGGAACTCGACCGTGTACGGGGCGGCGACGGTGAACGGCTCCGAGTTCGGGCCCGCGTTCCACGGCGCGGGACCGCCCTGTACCGCCTGCTGGTGGGCGAGGATCGACCGAACGGCCGCCATCTCGAACGTACGGGCGTCGACGCCATCGAGGTGGGGGAGCAGGGTGACCGTGTCGAACGGGCTCTCGCCCGCGTGGTGGGCGTACGCCAACTCCGAGAGCGCCGCGAACGCGTTCGCCTTCTCCTCCGCAATCGCGCCCTCGTGGGGGAGAATCGCATAGAGGTGTGTCCGGCGGCTGTCGACGCCGGCCGCGAGGTCGAGCGCCATCCCCGATCCCGTTCCGCCGCCGAGCGTTGTCACGAACGCCACCTCGTCGGTGTTCGTCGTGGGCGGGACGAGCGGTACGTCCAGGTACGTCGCGATGTGATAGAGCGCCTTCCCCAGCGGTCGGCGTCGGAACGTCCCGTTAGTAAACCCGTGGTTGAGCGCGGACTCCAGCGGGTCCCGATCGTTCGCCAACCACCAGCTATGTAGCCCCTCCCTCTGACAGATATTTTTAACCGTTCCAGGTGCTATCCCTAGCGGAAACCATCGGTCGGGAAGATGTTCCGGTACGACGACCCGGCCCTCGAAGGAGAGTGTGGCCTCGTTCGGGTGGTCGGCCCGGTCTTTGGCGGCCGCGATCCGTTCGTCGATCGCCGTCGTGGGATGCTCCTCCCGGATCGCGGAGTCGACGATCGAAGCGCGGAGCTTTCCCGGTTCGTCGCCCACATCGGCGTTCAGCACGTCGTCGAGCAGCCAGTCCTGACGCAGAAGCCGAGCGACGACATCTCCACCGCCGCCGCCGAGGCCGACCAGCACGTCCGGCGTGTGAGTAACGCCCATACGTCTAGGCGGTCTGTCGGAATAATTAACGTTGGGGGACGGAGGCGGCGCGGGGCGTCAGATCAGCAGCACAGCCATCGCCGCCACCAACACCGCCAGCACCAACAGCAGGCTCCGGTCGATGCCGGCTTTCGTCTCGACGGACTCACGGCCCGTCACCCGCGCGATCGCGGCGTCGGGGTCCTTCGCGACCGCGACCGACGCCTTCGCGAACGCCACCGCGGCGTCGTCGACGCGGGCGTACAGTTCCGTGACGCCCACGACCAGATAGCGCGCGCCGTAGAACGTCGCGGGGTTGTAGAGGTTGTCCACATCGGGCACCCGACCCAGCCCCGAGAGCGGCTTCTTGACGAGCGCGAAGCCGATCAGCCCCAGCACCGCCAGTGCGACCCCCTCGATCAGGTGGGGGACCGTATACGTCTTGTAGGCGTGGGCGACCACGTCGCCGTTGGTCACGTCGAACGGGAGCAGGCTGAACAGCGCACCGTCGAAGATGCCGTAGAACACACACAGCGCCGCGACGAGCACCATCGCGGCGGCCTGCCCGCGGTTGGCGTCCTTCACGCTGCCGTCGTACTCGCCGTGGAAGAAGGCGTAGTAGCCGAACTTGATGAACGACATGAACGTCCCGACGCCCCCGATCAGGAGGAGCAGTTCGAGCGTGTAGAAGTCGCCGAGGTGGATCGGCCCCTTCTCGAAGGCGTAGTGGCTCGCGGAGATCACGATCCCCTTGCTCACGAACCCGTTGAAGCCCGGGAAGCCGGCGATCGAGAGCGCGGCGACGGTGAACGCCCCCGCAGTGATCGGCATCTCGCGGGCGAGCCCGCCCAGCTTCTTCAGGCTCTCCTCGCCGGTGCGGTAGACCACCACGCCGGCGGTCATGAACAGCAGCCCCTTGTAGAGGATGTGGTTGAACACGTGGGCAAAGGCGCCGGACTGGGCCAGCGCGCCGCCGATCCCGACGCCGGCGACCATGTACCCGACCTGCGACTGGATGTGGTAGGAGAGCAGCCGACGCATGTCGTTCTGGAACAGCGCCATCGTCGCGCCGAAGACGGCCATCACGCCGCCCATGTACGCGACCGCGACGTTGCCGTCGTTGGGGAACACGCGGTACATCCCGTACACGCCGGTCTTCGTCGTGTACACGCAGAGGAACACGCTGGCCGCGATGTGCGGGCGCGGGTACGTGTCGGGCAGCCACGCGTGCAGGCCGACGAAGCCGACGTTGACGCCGACGCCCAGCGCCGCGAGGATCGGCGCTACCGGGCCGGCGAGCCCCGCCGTCTCGGGGCCGCCGGGGACGCTCGCGAAGAGGAACGTGCCCGTCTCCGCGAAGTGCCAGACGACGGCGCCGAGGAACAGCGTGCCACCGACGCCGTGCAGCAGCGCGTAGCGGTAGCCCGCACGCACCGCCTTCCCGCCGTAGTGCCACACCAGCAGCGTGCTGGTGACGGCCATCAGCTCCCAGAAGAAGATCAGCGTGAGCCAGTCGCCGCCGAAGACGGCGCCCAGACTGCTCGCGACGTAGGAGAGTGCAAAGGCGGTCTGGATGTTCTCGGCGTCGCTGTAGTAGGAGTACGCCACGCCGACCACGCCGATGAACGCGAAGATCAGTCCCATCAGCGTCGAGAACGGGTCGACGTTGAACAGCACCGTCTCGAAGCCGAACAGGTCGACGTCCGCGAAGTGGGCGCCGGAATCGACCAGCCAGACGTACGGGACGACCGCGCCCGTGAGCAGGCCCGCGGCCGCGTGGCCGAGCTTCCGGCCGAGGAACGGCAGCAGGAGCGCGGCGAGCAGGACGGGGACGAACGGCGGGACGATCGGCTCCATCAGACGCTCACCCCCGTGGTCGCCGCGACGATCAGCCTGACGATCCGGAGGAACACCGCGGTGTCGGGCACGACGCCGAGCACGATCGAGCCCGTCGCCGCGAACAGGATCGGGCCGAGCATGAACCACGTCGACTCCCCGCCGAACCAGCCCCGGGACTCCCAGTCGCCGTGGGGTTCGTGGCCGTGGTCACCCTCGTGGTCGTCGGCGAACCCGTGTTCGTCGTGTTCACCGCCGTCGACGGTAGTGTCACCGTCGACGTGCTCGCCGCCGGCGTCGACGTGTTCCGCATCGTCACTGCCCGAATTCTCCTCCGGGTGGCCGCCGTCGGTCGCGAGCTCGTCCTCGGCGAACCGCCCGCCGAGCACGTGTTCGAGCAGCGGCTTCCCGTCGCTCTCGCCCTTCGACTCGAAGAAGGCGGCGTAGACGACGGGCCAGAAGTACGCGATGTTGAGGATCCCCGACACCAGCAGCGCGGCGGTAAAGACGAGCTGGCCGCCGGAAACGGTGCCGATCAGCAGGAAGTACTTGCTCACGAACCCCGCGAGCAGGGGGATCCCCGCCATCCCAAGCGACGCGACGCCGAAGGCGGCCATCGTCAGCGGCATCCGCTCGCCGATCCCCGCCATGTCGCTGATGTCGTCGGTATGGGTCTCGACGTGGATCGCGCCCGCACAGAAGAACAGGGTGAGCTTCATGAACGCGTGGGCGGGGATGTGGAGCAGCCCGCCGACGAGCGCGTACGCCGACGCCCGGCCGGGCGCGAGCGCGGCGCCGACCGCGAGCCCGAGCACGATGTAGGAGAGCTGGCTCACCGTCGAGAACGCCAGCCGGCGCTTGAGGTTGTCCTGCCGGAGCGCGATCACGCTCGCGACGGTGAGCGTGAACGCGGCGACGGCGGCCAGCGGGATCCCCATCCCGATCTCCGCGACCGTCTCGGGGCCGAACACCTCGAGGATCACGCGAGCGATCCCGAACACGCCGGACTTCACGACCGCGACCGCGTGGAGGAGCCCCGAGACGGGCGTCGGCGCGACCATCGCGTCAGGTAGCCAGGAATGCAGCGGCATCAGCGCCGCCTTCACACCGAAGCCGAGGATCAGCAGCCCGAACGCGGCGCGGGCCAGCGTCGGGTCGCTGCCCGCGAGCGCCTCGATCCCGCCGGGGGCGAACGCCGTCGTCCCGGCGAGCAGGTAGACGAGCACCGAGCCCGCGAGCACAGCGACGCCGCCGCCGAACGTGTAGGTGAGGTACTTGCGGCCGGCCGCGCGAGCCTCGTCGGTCTCGTCGTGGCTGACGAGGGGGTAGGTGGCGACCGTGAGCAGCTCGTAGAACACGAACAGCACGAGCAGGTTCGACGCGAACGCGACGCCGATCGCGGCGGCGACGCTGCCCGCAAAGGCCGCGAAGTAGCGCGTCTGGTCGTGTTCGTCGAGCCCGCGCATGTAGCCGATGCTGTAGAAGCTGGTGACCAGCCAGAGCAGGCTGGCGAGCAGTCCGAACAGCACGCCCAGCGCGTCCGCCTGCACCGCGAACTCGACGCCGGGGACGAGCGTCCCGACGGCGCTGACGTACGTGTCGCCGGCGAGCACGCCCGGGACCATGCTGGCGACGATCCCGAGCGCCGACAGCGCCGCGAGCAGCGTCCACACCTCCCGGACGTTCTGCCGGCCCCGCGAGGCGAGGATCGGGAGGATGGCGACTGCCGGCACGAGCACTGCTGCGAGTGGTCTGAGTGAAGCTATCTCGGTCATGAGAGGAGTGCCTGAACCGTCGGTTCGAGGAGCTGTCCGTACTCGAAGGCGATCATCCCGAGGCCGATCGCCGCGAGGGCGGCGACGACCACCGTGGCCGTCATCCCGATCGAGGGGCGCGAGAGGTCGGCGCCGCCGTCGGTCGCCGTCGGGGTATCGCCCGCCTCGCTACGTTCCGAGGACCGTGGCTCCTCGCTGCGTTCCGAGGACCGTGGCTCCTCGCTGCGTTCCGAGGACCGTGGCTCCTCGCTGCGTTCCGAGGAGCGTAGCTCCTCGCTGTCACGGAAGAACATCCGTTCGAGGATCCGCGCGAAGTACGCAAGCGTCAGCAGCGTGCTCGCGAGGATCACGACCGCGAGCGGCCACGCCGACGCCTCGACGGCACCCAGCGCGACGTACCACTTGCCGACGAAGCCGATCGCCGGCGGCACGCCGACCATCCCCAGCGCGAGCACGCCGAACGCGCCCGCGCCGAGGGGGAGCCGCCCGACCAGTCCCGAGTACTCGTCGACCGTCCGGGCGCCCGTGGCGGTCGCGATCAGGCCGGCGGTCAGGAACAGGCCGCCTTTCATGATCGCGTGACCGACGAGGTGGATCGTCGCGCCGATCAACGCCGTCTCGTTCGCGACGGCGACGGCGCCGACGACGAGCCCGAACTGCGACATCGAGGAGTACGCGAGCATCCGCTTGATGTCGGTCTGGGACACCGCGAGCACGCTGCCGACGACGATGCTGACCATCGCGCCGGCGACCAGCAGCGAGCGTGCCGCGGGGTTCGCCTGCAGGAACTCGACGGTGAACACCGTGAAGACGATCCGGATCAGCGCGTACGCCGCGACCGTCGACACCAGCGCCGAGATCAGCGCGCTCACCGAGTCCGGCGAGCCGGCGTAGGCGTCGGGCTGCCAGGCGTGCAGCGGGAACACGGCGACCTTGACGAACAGGCCGACGACCAGCAGCGCGAACGCCGCTTGGACCAGCGTCGCGTCGTAGCCGACCGCCGCGAGCTGCTGAGAGAGGTCGGCCATGTTGAGCGTCCCCGTCGCGATGAACGCGTAGCCGATCCCGAGCAGGAACAGGCTCGCCCCGACCGTGCCCACGATCAGGTACTTGAGCGCGGCACGGGCCGAGCGCCCGCCCTCGCCGCTCGCGACGAGCGCGTACGCCGCCAGCCCCGTGATCTCGAGGAACACGTACATGTTGAACACGTCGCCGGTGATGCTCATCCCCGTCAGCCCAGCGACGAGCAGGAGGTAGACGGCGTAGAACGCGTTGCTCCGCGGGCCCGCCCGCCGCGCGTACGCGAGCACGCCGAAGGAGACCACGGCGACCAGCAGCGCCATCGTCGCCGAGAGGCCGTCGATGTACAGCTCGATACCGAACGGCGCCTCGAACCCGCCGACGACGTAGCTGACCGTCGAGTCGAACGCCCGCGCGGCGAGCACGCCGGCGCCGACGACCTGCACGGCCGTCGTCACCAGCGCGACCGGCCAGCCGGAGCGTGAACGGGCGAGGCCGGCGAGGAACGCCAGCGTCGACCCCAGCAGCGGGAGCGCCACCAGCAGCGCGGGGAGGTCACTCATCGAGGCTCACCTCCCGGATCTCGCTCTCCCGAAGCGAGCCGTACTCGTCGTACACCCGGACGATCAGCCCCAGCGCCACCGCGGTGAGGCTGACCCCGACGACGATGGCGGTCAGGATCAGCACGTGCGGCAGCGGGCTGACGTACGGCGGCGACGCCGACAGCAGCGGGGGGCTCGCCCCCGAGACGAACGCCGAGGTGACGAAGAAGAGGAAGATCCCCGTCTGGAACACGTTCATCCCGATCACCTTCTTCACGAGGTTGTCGCTGCCGATCAGCATGTACGTCCCGACGCCCATCAGCAGGAAGCCGACGAGGAAGTACCCCCGCGACGCGAGCAGGTCGATCACGCCGACTCACCCCCGTCGAACCCCGCCGCGATAGCGAAGAACAGGCCGGTGACGATGCCGGCGACGATCACGCCGATCCCGAGTTCGACGAACTCGATCCCGTACTTCGTCGCGTGGGGGATGCCGAGGTCGTGGTAGACGCCGTACTCGAGGAAGCCGGCACCGAGCAGGACGCTCCCGATCCCGGTGAACAGGAACGCGAGCATCCCGACGCCGATCAGCGCGACCGGGAGCCGGCTGCCGATCCACTCCCGGGTGGCCTCGATCCCGAACGCGATCCCCAGCATCAGGACGACCGTGCCGACGATGACGCCACCCTGGAACCCGCCGCCGGAGGAGTCGGCGCCGTGGAACATCACGAACAGCCCGAACGTGAACACGAACGGCGTCACCACGCGCACGGTGGCCATGATGATCGGGCTACCGACGTACGGGCCGCTGCGGGCGGTCGGCGCCTCCGTGTCGGGCGTTCCGGGCTCTTGCTGGACCATCAGCCGAACACCTCCCTGTCGAGCACGACCAGCAGTCCGACGCCCGCGGAGTACACCACCGCGGCCTCGCCCATCGTGTCGAAGCCGCGGTAGGCCGCGAGCACGGCCGTCACGGCGTTTTTGACCTCGGTCTCGTCGTACGCGTTGTCGAGGTAGTACTCGCTCACGTCGTCGTCGGACACCGCCGAGTTCGCGTCGCCCACCGCCGGCAGCGCGAACAGGGTCGACGACAGCACCAACACGAGCGCGACCGCCACCCCGGCCGCCCGGAGGTCGATCCGTTCGAACGTCCGCTCGGTGGCGGGGTGGTCCGTCTTCACGATCGTGAGCAGGAACAGCACGGTCATGACGCCGGCACCGACCGCGGCCTCCGTCAGCCCGACGTCGGGCGCCCGGAGGAACACCCAGACGATCGCGATACCGAGGCTGTACGCGCCGAAGGCGACGACCGAACTCAGGACGCTGCGTAGCGCCGCCGTCGCGACCGCGGCGCCGACGACCAGCGCGAGGAGGGCGATCTCGAACGGCGTCATGGCTCGTCCTCCTCGCCGGTCCACGGTTCGATTCCGAGTTCGTTCGCCGCCCGGGTGATCGCGTGGGCTGCAGTGGGGTTCGTGATGAACATAAAGAGCAGCAGTAGGAGGACTTTCAGCGTGTCGAAGCCGACCCCGTAGGTGACGGCGACCGCACCCAGCGAGAGCACGGCGCCGAGCGTCTCGCTCTTGGAGGTGCTGTGGGCCCGCGAGTACACGTCGGGGAGCCGGAGCAGCCCGACGGCGGCGACGACCGCGAAGAACGCGCCGCCGACCACGAGCACCAACACGGCGATCTCGCGGGGCGTCATAGCACACCCCCGCGTTCGACTTGGAACTTCGAGATGGCGATGCTGAGCAGGAAGTTCAGCAGGGCGTACACGAGCGCGATGTCGAGCGCCCCGGGCTCGCCGATGGCGGCGGCGAGCAGCGCGATCACGATCACGACGTTCGAGCCGATGAAGTTGATCGCGATCACGCGGTCGGGCATCGTCGGCCCGGTGATCGCCCGGTAGATCCCGACCAGCGAGACGAGGACGAACACCGTCGCCGCGCCCAGCAGGACTCGCTCGATCATTCGTTCTCCTCCTGCTGGCGGCGCTCGAACGGACTCGGGATCCGGGCGGCCGCGCGGCCGTAGAACACGAACCGGACCGCCCGTTCGAGCGTCCCCGCGAACAGCTCCTCGCGTGCGCTGCCAGTGAGCGTGTGGATGATCATGTGCTGGCGCTCCACGTCGACGGTCAGCGTGCCGGGCGTGAGCGTGATGCTGTTCGCCAGCGTCGTCACCGGCAGCGCCGACCAGACCGCGGCGTCGAACTCCACCATCTCGGGGTCGATCGGCAGGTCGGGGTGGAGCACGATGTACGCGATCTCGAAGTTCGCCTTCACGATCTCCCAGAGCAGGAACGGGACGTACAGCGCGAACCGCGCCAGCCGGCGGACAGTCTGGCTCAGGTCGATCGGCGACGTGAGCGAGACGCGCCACAGCGCGACGGCGACGATCCCCGCGCTGATCGCGCCGGTCGCGAGCTCGAAGGGAGCGCCGTCGGCGAGCGCGATCGAGCCCCCCGAGAGCTCGAACGGGAAGATCGAGCCCGCAAGCAGGAGGTAGAACGCGAACGACGCGGCGAACAGCGCAAAGAACTGCGTGAGCGTCCCCCGCCGGACCAGCGGCTGGGACGGCGTCTCGACGTTCCGGGGCGCCTCCTCGACCGCGAGGCCGGCTTGCCGGACTTCGGCCTCCAGCGAGGGCAGCAGCGGCGTCGAACCGATCGGATCGTACCGCGGGTCGAACACCGCCAGCCCGAGGTCGTGTTCGTTGGCGTAGCGGACGAGCACGTCGGCGTAGTCGTTGGGCGTCGAGAGGTACTCGTGGGTGGCCACGAGCGCCGTCTCGATCGTCACGTCCGCGCCGTCGGCGTCCTCCTCGGCCCACGAGGCGACGCGGTCGAGCAGCGTCCGGGCGGCGTCGACCCGTGTCGAACCCGAGCGAAACGTGACCTTCTCCGGAAGCGGGTAGACGAAGTGGATCGCGGCCGGCGATCCCGCCTCGTCGGCGCGGGAGCGCGCTTCCTCGACGACGTAAGCGACCGTGTTCCGGAGGCTCGCCGACTCGTCGACCGGGACGAGCAACCGTGACTCGGTCACGGCGACCACCCCACGGACGGACGGCCTGCCGGACGAACTGGATCGAGTGGCATCAGTAGTCGCCCGACGGTTCGTACAGGCGCTTTATAGGAGTTCTCACTCCGGCCGTGGCCGCCGGCGGCCGGTCACGGGCCGACGGTCGGGACCCTCAACTGCGCGGTCGCCGTCGAGAGATTTGTGCGCGGGGCGACGTAACCGCTCCCAACCCTCGGCACGCGGATGAGCCCCGTTTTCGCGGCACTGTGTAACGGTAATGGGTTACTCCGGGAAGCGAACGTTTTTGACCCGCCCATCGTTATGCCGAGTACGATGCAACGACGGAAGTTCCTGCAGGGGGTCGGACTGGCCGCAATCGCGAGCACCGCCGGCTGTACACAGCTCTCCGGATCGGACTCCGAGGGCGGGGCGGGCGTGAGCGGCGAGACGCTGACGCTCACCACGACGACGAGCACGTACGACACGGGGCTGCTCGACGAGATCCACCCGAGCTTCGAGGAGATGTACGGCGTCACCGTCGACGCCGTCGCACAGGGGACCGGCGCCGCGCTGGAGTCGGCCCGGAACGGCGACTCGGACGTGGTGATGGTCCACGCCCGCGGGCTCGAGGACGAGTTCATGCGCAACGGCTACGGGATCAACCGCCGGGACCTGATGTTCAACGACTTCGTGATCGTCGGGCCCGAGAGCGACCCGGCCGGGATCGAGGGGATGGACTCCGCGACCGAGGCGCTCGCCACCATCGCCGAGGAGCAGGCGGCGTTCGTCTCCCGCGGCGACAACTCCGGGACCCACACCAAGGAGCTGAACCTCTGGGAGGACGCCGGCGTCGAGCCCGGCGGCGACTGGTACCAGGAGATCGGCGCCGGGATGGGCGAGGCGCTCAACAACGCGAACCAGCAGGGCGCCTACACGCTCTCGGACCGCGGCACCTTCATCTCCCAGCGCTCGGAGATCGACCTCACGATCCTCGTCCAGGGGCCGATCGAGGACGGGCCCGAGAGCCTCTCGAACCCCTACGGGATCATGGCGGTCAACCCCGGCGTCCACGACAACGCGAACTACGACCTCGCGATGGCGTACATCGGCTGGATCACCAGCCCCGGCGCCCAGGACGCCATCGCGAACTACGAGATGAACGGGGAGCAGCTGTTCTTCCCGCGGGCGGTCTCGGAGGACCCGGACTTCCAGCAGTACGTTCCGGAAGGTTGGAGTAGCGACTCCGACAGCGAGTAACTGTGCTGCTCGATCCGGTCGCATCGCTACTCCCGCTGTTTATCGAATCGCCGTTCGAGCAGGGGTACGTCCGGAGCATCGTCTACGTCTCGCTGTACGTGAGCTGTACCGCGGTCGCGCTGAGCACGCTCGTCAGCATCCCCGTGGCGCTCGTCATGGGCTTTACCGAGTTCCCGGGCAAGCAGTTCGTGAAGTCGGTCATCAACACCGGGATGGGGTTCCCCAGCGTCGTGGTCGGGCTGCTCGTGCTGTTCGCGGTCTCGAACCAGGGGCCGCTCGGGGCGCTCGACCTGATCTTCACCAAGGAGGCGATGATCATCTCCCAGTTCGTGCTGGCGACGCCGCCGATAACCGCGATCAGCCTCGCGGCCATCACGGGCGTCGACGAGAACGTCCGTGACGCCGCCCGCGTGCTCGGCGGCACCCGCCTCGACACGGCGCTGGTCGTGATCAAGGAGGCCCGCTACGGCATCGCGACTGCCGTGCTGGCGGGCTTCGGTCGCGCGATCAGCGAGGTCGGCTCGGTGCTCATCGTCGGCGGGAACATCACCAGCGCCGACGGCATCTCCCAGACGCGGACGCTGACGACCGCGATCCAACTGGAGGCCCGACAGGGCCAGTACGACACCGCACTCGTGCTCGGCGCGGTGCTGGTGACGCTCGTGCTGCTCGTCAACGCGATCGTCGTCCGGCTCGGCGACACGGAGGCGGTAAACCGATGATCCGACTCGACGGCGTCGCCCACGCCTACGACGAGGAGCGGGTCGTCGACGACGTGTCGCTGTCGATCGAACCCGGCGAGGTAACCGCCGTCATCGGCCCCTCCGGCGTCGGGAAGACCACGCTGCTGCGGGTGCTCTCGCTGTTTCTCGAACCCGACGACGGAGGGGTCGAACTCGACGGCGACGAGGTGTGGGCGGCCGACGAGGAGGAACGCCTGCGGCTCCGGCGACGGATCGGGATGGTGTTCCAGGACGCGAGCCTGTTCGACGCTACCGTCGCCCGGAACGTGGCGTACGGGCTGCGTGTCCGGCGGGACTGGGACGATCGCGTTCGGGACCAGTTCCGTTCGATCGTCACGTCGGTCGGCATGCCGGCCGCCGTCAGTCGTGCGCTCGCGGCAGTCCGCCTCCGCAGCCGACTCCAAGCGTGGCTGCAGTCGGTCGTCGGGCCGACCGGGCCCCCCGAAGCCGTCGCGGACGCGCTCGAAGTCGTCGGGCTGGACGAGAAGCTCGACCAGCCGGCGGGGTCGCTCTCGGGCGGCGAGGCCCAGCGCGTCTCGTTCGCGCGGGCGCTCGCGTACGAGCCGGACTACCTCCTGCTCGACGAGCCGACCTCCGACCTCGACCCGCGAAACACGGGACTGATCGAGGCAGCGATCGGGGAGGCCCGCGACCGCGGCATCGGCGTCGTCGTCGCGACCCACGACATGCATCAGGCCGAGCGCGTCGCCGACCGCGTCGGCGTGCTGCTCGGCGAC from Halolamina sediminis encodes:
- a CDS encoding Na+/H+ antiporter subunit E produces the protein MTESRLLVPVDESASLRNTVAYVVEEARSRADEAGSPAAIHFVYPLPEKVTFRSGSTRVDAARTLLDRVASWAEEDADGADVTIETALVATHEYLSTPNDYADVLVRYANEHDLGLAVFDPRYDPIGSTPLLPSLEAEVRQAGLAVEEAPRNVETPSQPLVRRGTLTQFFALFAASFAFYLLLAGSIFPFELSGGSIALADGAPFELATGAISAGIVAVALWRVSLTSPIDLSQTVRRLARFALYVPFLLWEIVKANFEIAYIVLHPDLPIDPEMVEFDAAVWSALPVTTLANSITLTPGTLTVDVERQHMIIHTLTGSAREELFAGTLERAVRFVFYGRAAARIPSPFERRQQEENE
- a CDS encoding substrate-binding domain-containing protein codes for the protein MQRRKFLQGVGLAAIASTAGCTQLSGSDSEGGAGVSGETLTLTTTTSTYDTGLLDEIHPSFEEMYGVTVDAVAQGTGAALESARNGDSDVVMVHARGLEDEFMRNGYGINRRDLMFNDFVIVGPESDPAGIEGMDSATEALATIAEEQAAFVSRGDNSGTHTKELNLWEDAGVEPGGDWYQEIGAGMGEALNNANQQGAYTLSDRGTFISQRSEIDLTILVQGPIEDGPESLSNPYGIMAVNPGVHDNANYDLAMAYIGWITSPGAQDAIANYEMNGEQLFFPRAVSEDPDFQQYVPEGWSSDSDSE
- a CDS encoding ABC transporter permease, translated to MLLDPVASLLPLFIESPFEQGYVRSIVYVSLYVSCTAVALSTLVSIPVALVMGFTEFPGKQFVKSVINTGMGFPSVVVGLLVLFAVSNQGPLGALDLIFTKEAMIISQFVLATPPITAISLAAITGVDENVRDAARVLGGTRLDTALVVIKEARYGIATAVLAGFGRAISEVGSVLIVGGNITSADGISQTRTLTTAIQLEARQGQYDTALVLGAVLVTLVLLVNAIVVRLGDTEAVNR